The proteins below come from a single Roseiflexus sp. RS-1 genomic window:
- a CDS encoding DUF4365 domain-containing protein, translating into MDLSRQKEQFSIAWVRAVVSVAGYAVYQPEVDDDSVDLGIAVRGGRGTVRSPRLEVQLKCTAEPIWQSDPMRFTLKKKNYDDLRGDDLLVPRMLIVVCVPEDVDRWIDQNEERMILQRCGYFLSLRTFPARSDGKASVTVPIPRRQQFTVAALRDIMCEIGQGRRP; encoded by the coding sequence ATGGACCTGTCACGACAGAAAGAGCAGTTCAGCATCGCCTGGGTGCGCGCTGTTGTCAGCGTCGCCGGGTATGCTGTCTACCAGCCGGAAGTCGATGACGACAGCGTTGACCTGGGGATCGCAGTGCGCGGCGGCAGGGGAACGGTGCGTTCGCCGCGGCTGGAGGTGCAACTCAAATGCACCGCTGAGCCGATATGGCAGTCCGATCCGATGCGGTTTACCCTCAAAAAGAAGAACTATGACGATCTGCGCGGCGATGATCTGCTGGTTCCACGCATGCTGATCGTTGTTTGCGTACCTGAAGATGTCGATCGGTGGATCGATCAGAACGAGGAGCGCATGATACTCCAGCGGTGCGGATACTTTCTGTCACTGCGCACCTTTCCCGCCCGAAGCGACGGCAAGGCTTCGGTGACGGTGCCGATACCCCGTCGTCAGCAGTTCACCGTCGCGGCGCTGAGAGATATCATGTGTGAGATTGGACAGGGTCGACGACCATGA